A single region of the Rhodococcus sp. W8901 genome encodes:
- a CDS encoding chorismate mutase has translation MSVQTDSIAVRAVGSHRTADAASLDRLEQEIVDLDAQILAAVRRRADLARALTPVERPLTDAESRFDELGSDGPVLGRTLTRLSAAGSR, from the coding sequence TTGTCCGTTCAGACCGACTCGATCGCCGTCCGTGCCGTTGGATCGCACCGGACCGCCGACGCGGCCTCGCTCGACCGCCTCGAGCAGGAGATTGTCGACCTGGATGCGCAGATACTGGCCGCCGTGCGTCGCCGCGCAGATCTCGCTCGCGCCCTCACTCCCGTCGAGCGGCCGCTCACCGACGCCGAGTCCCGGTTCGACGAGCTGGGCTCGGACGGCCCCGTTCTCGGACGCACACTGACCCGGCTGAGCGCCGCCGGATCGCGGTAA
- the atzF gene encoding allophanate hydrolase translates to MTHPSTSTDSSTPTGRVREAFARIDECGRQEVWITLRSESDAMADAVAVERRLAAGEELPLAGTVFAVKDNIDVVGLPTTAACPEFAYVPQVSSPAVTRLQAAGAVVLGKTNLDQFATGLVGTRSPYGVVRSATHPDRVSGGSSSGSGAAVGLGLVDFALGTDTAGSGRVPAAFNGVVGIKPTLGLVPTRGVVPACADFDCVTVLAPTVGLAGRAMSIMIGPDADDPRSRVRPSDVPLSAPTRARVGVPVDGQLETLSDSYRCSFAAAVERAAEADMEVVRVDIAPLLDAATLLYDGALVAERFDAVGRFVVSHPDAALDPTVASIVRASESKPAHEFVRDMGTLAAAKHHAERLFADLDVLLLPTATEHPLIADVLAEPVEINRRLGTFTNFCNLLDLASVAVPTPGEPGESFGVMTVAPAFGDQVALDVAARIQGVETADLAPEEGIGLAVFGAHLRGQPLHHQLEALGARFERPVATTADYLMVRLDSVPPKPGLVHVPDGSGRSLPGELYRISAAGLGAFLAALPAPMALTSMTLAGGTVAVGFTCTPAAAAAGVDITEFGGWRAFLGGVPA, encoded by the coding sequence ATGACGCACCCCTCCACCAGCACCGACAGCAGCACCCCCACCGGCCGCGTGCGCGAGGCCTTCGCGCGCATCGACGAGTGCGGTCGGCAGGAGGTCTGGATCACGCTGCGCTCGGAGTCCGACGCCATGGCCGACGCGGTCGCCGTGGAGCGCAGGCTCGCGGCGGGTGAGGAACTGCCGTTGGCGGGAACGGTGTTCGCCGTCAAGGACAACATCGACGTCGTCGGCCTGCCGACCACGGCGGCCTGCCCCGAGTTCGCCTACGTTCCGCAGGTGTCGTCGCCCGCCGTGACGCGGCTGCAGGCAGCCGGGGCGGTGGTCCTCGGCAAGACCAACCTGGACCAGTTCGCGACGGGACTCGTCGGAACCCGCAGCCCCTACGGTGTCGTGCGGTCGGCGACCCACCCGGACCGCGTGTCGGGCGGGTCGAGTTCGGGGTCGGGAGCGGCGGTGGGACTGGGGCTCGTCGACTTCGCGCTGGGCACGGACACGGCCGGTTCCGGCCGGGTGCCGGCGGCCTTCAACGGTGTCGTGGGCATCAAGCCGACCCTCGGACTCGTCCCGACCCGCGGTGTCGTGCCGGCCTGCGCGGACTTCGACTGCGTCACCGTGCTGGCGCCCACCGTGGGCCTCGCGGGACGCGCGATGTCGATCATGATCGGGCCGGACGCCGACGACCCGCGCAGCCGCGTCCGGCCGTCGGACGTGCCCCTGTCCGCCCCGACGCGGGCGCGCGTCGGGGTGCCGGTCGACGGGCAGTTGGAGACGCTCTCCGACAGCTACCGGTGCAGCTTCGCGGCGGCTGTCGAGCGCGCCGCGGAAGCCGACATGGAGGTCGTGCGGGTCGACATCGCACCGCTGCTCGACGCCGCGACACTGCTGTACGACGGCGCCCTGGTCGCGGAGCGCTTCGATGCGGTGGGCCGGTTCGTCGTCTCCCATCCCGATGCCGCGCTGGACCCGACGGTCGCCTCGATCGTTCGGGCATCGGAATCGAAGCCGGCCCACGAGTTCGTGCGCGACATGGGCACTCTCGCGGCCGCGAAGCATCATGCCGAGCGGCTGTTCGCGGACCTCGACGTCCTGCTGCTGCCCACCGCTACCGAGCACCCCCTGATCGCGGACGTGCTCGCGGAGCCGGTGGAGATCAACAGGCGTCTGGGCACGTTCACGAACTTCTGCAACCTGCTCGACCTGGCGTCCGTCGCCGTGCCCACCCCGGGCGAACCCGGTGAATCGTTCGGGGTGATGACCGTGGCTCCGGCGTTCGGGGATCAGGTGGCGCTGGACGTGGCGGCCCGCATCCAGGGCGTCGAGACGGCGGATCTTGCGCCGGAGGAGGGGATCGGGCTCGCGGTCTTCGGGGCGCACCTGCGTGGTCAGCCGCTGCATCACCAACTGGAGGCGCTGGGGGCGCGGTTCGAACGACCTGTCGCGACCACCGCGGACTATCTGATGGTGCGGCTGGATTCGGTTCCGCCCAAGCCGGGCCTGGTGCACGTGCCCGACGGCTCGGGCCGCTCGCTTCCGGGTGAGCTGTACCGGATCTCGGCGGCCGGGCTCGGTGCCTTCCTGGCGGCCCTGCCCGCCCCGATGGCGCTGACGTCGATGACCCTCGCCGGCGGGACCGTCGCGGTCGGCTTCACCTGCACGCCCGCAGCGGCCGCGGCCGGGGTGGACATCACCGAATTCGGTGGCTGGCGTGCGTTTCTCGGTGGCGTTCCCGCGTGA
- a CDS encoding excalibur calcium-binding domain-containing protein, whose product MRPSTIHDFLPLEVANMIPTGSADALRPVLPPVPGHVVGAPVPAPAPPAPAPAPAPAPAPAPAPQASPRVAPAPAPAPAPRAGYKNCTEARNAGVTPIYRGQAGYAPHLDRDNDGIACE is encoded by the coding sequence ATGCGCCCCAGCACCATCCACGACTTTCTGCCGCTGGAGGTCGCCAATATGATCCCCACAGGATCCGCCGATGCGCTGCGCCCTGTCCTGCCGCCGGTTCCAGGTCATGTCGTCGGCGCTCCCGTGCCGGCACCGGCACCACCCGCCCCGGCTCCTGCTCCTGCCCCTGCTCCCGCGCCCGCGCCCGCGCCCCAGGCCAGTCCGCGCGTGGCTCCGGCACCCGCGCCGGCTCCCGCGCCGCGAGCCGGCTACAAGAACTGCACCGAGGCGCGCAATGCCGGTGTCACTCCGATCTACCGCGGCCAGGCCGGATATGCGCCACACCTGGATCGCGACAACGACGGAATCGCCTGCGAATAG
- a CDS encoding DUF4232 domain-containing protein — protein sequence MNRQPTLVRGLGVLGIAAVLATAGCSKDEDGTAEALPGTTSATSATTTAAAAAVPATTTVKAAGSTFTPTAHPEGCAVSELQLTLGQAQGAAGSTELPLIFTNVGGRDCVLDGFPGVSYVQGGADGAQVGSAATRSGESSGAVTLTPNATATAAVRAVNVENYPADTCSPTDVAGLRVYPPNDTGSIFVPYATKGCAGTGEGLNQLSVQAVTG from the coding sequence ATGAATCGACAGCCGACCCTCGTCCGCGGCCTCGGAGTCCTGGGTATCGCGGCGGTCCTGGCCACCGCCGGGTGCAGCAAGGACGAGGACGGTACGGCGGAGGCGCTGCCGGGCACCACCTCTGCCACGTCGGCGACGACGACCGCAGCGGCGGCCGCCGTGCCCGCGACCACGACCGTCAAGGCGGCTGGTTCGACGTTCACACCCACCGCGCACCCCGAGGGTTGTGCCGTGAGCGAGTTGCAGCTGACCCTCGGCCAGGCGCAGGGCGCGGCCGGCTCCACCGAACTGCCGCTGATCTTCACGAACGTCGGCGGTCGCGACTGCGTCCTCGACGGCTTCCCCGGCGTCTCGTACGTCCAGGGCGGCGCCGACGGCGCCCAGGTCGGTTCCGCGGCAACACGTTCCGGAGAATCGTCCGGCGCCGTGACGCTCACGCCGAACGCGACGGCGACCGCAGCGGTGCGCGCGGTCAACGTGGAGAACTACCCGGCCGACACCTGCTCACCCACCGACGTTGCCGGACTTCGGGTCTACCCGCCGAACGACACCGGCTCGATCTTCGTGCCGTACGCGACCAAGGGCTGCGCCGGCACCGGCGAGGGCCTGAACCAACTGTCGGTTCAGGCCGTCACCGGCTGA
- a CDS encoding acyl-CoA dehydrogenase, with the protein MPIGIGADHDALADSLARFAARTTPVEQTRLQIAELGRGERPAHWDQLVGMGIPSLHIAEEFDGAGAGLLELAVALEQSGHGLIPGPLLPTVTASAVIQAHGTDAARKALLPRFAAGAIGACALEPGTVTLEGDGDEVIASGATVPILGAVGADILVLAGQCGATPVWFVLPADAAGIDRTPAEGVDLTRDIGRIHLSEARIPADHILGALPEEVASLATVLQCAEAVGIARWAQETSLAYAKIREQFGRPIGSFQAIKHKCAQLFVRLEVMTSSVWDAAMAADSDDPQQLALAVARTATVCRREAVDVVLDSLTLLGGIGNTWEHDIHLYWRRAASLLALGGAQDEWARRAGELALTTERRAALGIEHRPEFRAGVAATIAAAAALDPLSARVLLADRGLVAPHYPAPYGLGSDTAGQLVIAEEFDRAGMVQPTTVIGEWALPSILQYGTGDQMERLVAPTLRGEIVWCQLFSEPGAGSDLASLTTFATKVDGGWRIDGRKVWNSKAHEAHWGICLARTDRDVPKHRGISFFLVDMSAPGVEVRPLREANGDSMFNEVTLDGVFVPDADLVGTPGEGWKVARTTLANERVAMGTAPVAGGHRFDPVEVVRALDPAARSAALPALGRITSGTGALDALAHRSILKRLSGLNPGVEASALKAASARHITDAAAQVFEWFGPEAAVGSLGPEVVGGGRAAKAYLSTPSLLIGGGTLEIQLNVIAEQILGLPREPR; encoded by the coding sequence ATGCCGATCGGTATCGGAGCCGACCACGACGCGCTCGCCGACTCCCTCGCGCGGTTCGCCGCGCGGACCACGCCCGTCGAGCAGACCCGCCTGCAGATCGCGGAACTCGGGAGAGGGGAGCGACCCGCCCACTGGGACCAGTTGGTGGGCATGGGTATTCCGTCCCTGCACATCGCCGAGGAATTCGACGGTGCCGGCGCCGGTCTCCTCGAACTGGCCGTTGCCCTCGAACAATCGGGCCACGGGCTGATTCCGGGCCCGCTGCTGCCGACGGTCACCGCGAGCGCCGTGATCCAGGCACACGGCACCGACGCGGCGCGCAAGGCGTTGCTGCCGCGCTTCGCAGCGGGCGCGATCGGTGCGTGCGCTCTCGAACCCGGAACCGTCACGCTCGAGGGGGACGGCGACGAGGTGATCGCTTCCGGGGCCACGGTTCCGATCCTGGGCGCCGTCGGTGCAGACATCCTGGTGCTGGCGGGTCAGTGCGGTGCGACGCCGGTGTGGTTCGTGCTCCCCGCCGACGCCGCCGGGATCGACCGAACCCCCGCAGAGGGCGTCGATCTCACCCGCGACATCGGACGGATCCATCTGTCGGAGGCCAGGATTCCTGCCGACCACATCCTCGGCGCGCTACCCGAGGAGGTGGCGTCGCTCGCAACTGTCCTGCAGTGCGCCGAGGCCGTCGGCATCGCCCGATGGGCACAGGAGACGAGCCTGGCGTACGCGAAGATCCGCGAGCAGTTCGGACGACCGATCGGCTCGTTCCAGGCGATCAAACACAAGTGCGCCCAACTGTTCGTCCGTCTCGAGGTGATGACCAGTTCGGTGTGGGATGCGGCGATGGCCGCGGACAGCGACGACCCGCAACAGCTGGCACTCGCGGTGGCACGAACCGCGACGGTGTGCCGGCGCGAGGCCGTCGACGTGGTCCTGGACAGCCTGACGCTGCTCGGCGGCATCGGCAACACGTGGGAACACGACATTCACCTGTACTGGCGGCGGGCAGCGAGCCTGCTGGCACTCGGTGGTGCACAGGACGAGTGGGCGCGGCGCGCCGGCGAACTGGCGCTCACTACCGAGCGTCGGGCGGCTCTCGGCATCGAGCACCGTCCGGAATTCCGGGCCGGGGTGGCCGCGACGATCGCGGCGGCGGCCGCGCTGGATCCGCTGTCGGCACGGGTGTTGCTGGCCGACCGTGGTCTGGTGGCGCCGCACTATCCCGCGCCGTACGGGCTGGGTTCGGACACTGCCGGACAGCTCGTCATCGCCGAGGAGTTCGACCGCGCGGGGATGGTCCAGCCCACCACCGTCATCGGCGAGTGGGCGCTGCCGTCGATCCTCCAGTACGGCACCGGTGACCAGATGGAGCGGCTCGTCGCGCCGACCCTGCGCGGCGAGATCGTGTGGTGCCAGTTGTTCTCCGAGCCCGGTGCCGGCTCCGACCTGGCGTCGCTGACGACGTTCGCCACCAAGGTGGACGGCGGCTGGCGGATCGACGGTCGGAAGGTGTGGAACTCCAAGGCGCACGAGGCGCACTGGGGAATCTGCCTGGCCCGCACCGATCGCGACGTGCCCAAGCATCGGGGCATCAGCTTCTTCCTCGTCGACATGTCGGCGCCGGGCGTGGAGGTGCGGCCGTTGCGCGAGGCCAATGGCGACAGCATGTTCAACGAGGTCACGCTCGACGGAGTGTTCGTGCCCGACGCCGACCTCGTCGGCACACCGGGGGAGGGCTGGAAGGTGGCCCGCACGACGCTCGCGAACGAGCGGGTAGCGATGGGCACCGCCCCGGTCGCCGGTGGCCACCGCTTCGATCCGGTCGAGGTTGTCCGTGCCCTCGACCCCGCAGCTCGGTCCGCGGCACTGCCCGCGCTCGGCCGGATCACCTCCGGGACAGGCGCTCTCGATGCCCTCGCGCACCGGAGCATCCTCAAGCGGCTGTCGGGCCTGAATCCGGGGGTCGAGGCCAGCGCACTCAAGGCGGCGTCCGCGCGGCACATCACCGACGCCGCCGCGCAGGTGTTCGAGTGGTTCGGGCCCGAGGCCGCCGTCGGCAGCCTGGGGCCCGAGGTGGTGGGTGGAGGACGGGCCGCCAAGGCGTACCTTTCGACGCCGTCGCTGCTCATCGGCGGCGGCACGCTCGAGATCCAGCTCAACGTCATCGCCGAGCAGATCCTCGGGCTGCCGAGGGAACCTCGATGA
- a CDS encoding T3SS (YopN, CesT) and YbjN peptide-binding chaperone 1, which translates to MSESADRFATGDFDREVTGAWAAFRSSLADRIAAISSDDQVILETVCDTDEADGRVPFLQFNAVDGPDGPAVRCELPADVHLPPRRRLTAADESRLLAQGWTHPASTDAPDGDPELDMGDVPSLVVEKAARWADQLASMAVSVLRDTWDVPHPAFLALHHLGGDPEPAADPAVTPIRTPLDRHVSIRPRDTAHLREVIAHTLTDIYGQAPELDADGDVVLRFGSALALVIANESTPEVQLWAPLVRDISGRTRASELITDLNRRWPYLRFALFEDRLRVMIDMLADPFVPQHLADMVEHLSDFLGGVDEEFAAHFGGVLHFPPAEPATAPETSGADTVPEAFVPEPEPGSPPEQMELFDDPVQPSLFDDPDELR; encoded by the coding sequence GTGTCCGAGTCCGCAGACAGGTTCGCCACCGGTGATTTCGACCGAGAAGTCACCGGGGCGTGGGCTGCGTTCCGTTCGTCGCTCGCCGATCGGATCGCTGCGATCTCGTCCGACGACCAGGTGATCCTCGAGACGGTCTGCGACACCGACGAGGCCGACGGCCGTGTGCCGTTCCTGCAGTTCAACGCGGTCGACGGACCCGACGGCCCGGCCGTCCGGTGCGAACTTCCCGCCGATGTCCACCTGCCGCCGCGGCGCCGATTGACCGCTGCCGACGAATCCCGACTGCTGGCTCAGGGATGGACGCATCCCGCGTCCACCGACGCGCCCGACGGGGATCCCGAACTCGACATGGGCGACGTACCCTCGCTCGTCGTCGAGAAGGCGGCGCGCTGGGCCGATCAGCTGGCCTCGATGGCGGTGTCGGTCCTGCGGGACACCTGGGACGTGCCACACCCCGCATTCCTTGCCCTGCACCATCTCGGGGGCGATCCCGAACCGGCAGCGGATCCGGCCGTCACCCCCATCCGGACACCGCTCGACCGGCACGTGTCGATCCGCCCCCGCGACACCGCCCACCTGCGCGAGGTGATCGCGCACACCCTGACCGACATCTACGGGCAGGCGCCGGAACTGGACGCGGACGGTGACGTGGTCCTGCGCTTCGGCTCCGCACTCGCTCTCGTCATCGCGAACGAGAGCACACCCGAGGTGCAGCTGTGGGCGCCCCTGGTCCGCGACATCAGTGGCCGCACACGAGCATCCGAGCTCATCACCGACCTCAATCGGCGCTGGCCGTATCTCCGCTTCGCCCTCTTCGAGGATCGGCTGCGCGTCATGATCGACATGCTCGCCGACCCGTTCGTCCCGCAGCACCTCGCCGACATGGTCGAGCACCTGTCGGACTTCCTCGGCGGCGTCGACGAAGAGTTCGCGGCGCATTTCGGCGGCGTGCTGCACTTCCCGCCCGCCGAACCGGCCACGGCACCCGAGACATCGGGCGCCGACACGGTTCCCGAGGCATTCGTGCCGGAACCGGAGCCGGGGAGCCCGCCCGAACAGATGGAACTGTTCGACGACCCGGTCCAGCCGTCGCTGTTCGACGACCCCGACGAACTGCGGTAG
- a CDS encoding alpha/beta hydrolase: MLLPKDRSVPRPTLYMLDGAGARNNTSGWMNKSLGDAPAFFEDENVNVVLLNGGQGSLYTDWDQVDPELGLNKWESFIAEELPPLIDAKLNTDGVNAIAGNSMGAQSAMVLAHRYPDLYSGAAAFSGCYSTSDPLGRLVVQTTVTSRSGDPANMWTDPSGPEWLSHDTVRNAEKLRGKKIYLSVATGLPGAHEAGSGDVRRLLLGGVIEVPPTCAPGFSRRDWTS, from the coding sequence GTGCTGCTGCCGAAGGACCGGTCGGTGCCGCGCCCCACCCTCTACATGCTCGACGGCGCGGGTGCGCGCAACAACACCAGCGGGTGGATGAACAAGAGCCTCGGCGACGCGCCCGCGTTCTTCGAGGACGAGAACGTCAACGTCGTGCTGCTCAACGGCGGTCAAGGCAGCCTGTACACCGACTGGGACCAGGTCGATCCCGAGCTCGGACTGAACAAGTGGGAGTCCTTCATCGCCGAGGAGCTGCCGCCACTGATCGACGCGAAGCTGAACACCGACGGCGTCAACGCGATTGCCGGCAACTCGATGGGCGCACAGTCGGCGATGGTGCTGGCCCACCGGTACCCGGACCTCTACAGCGGTGCCGCGGCCTTCAGCGGGTGCTACTCCACGAGTGATCCCCTCGGCCGTCTCGTGGTCCAGACGACCGTCACGTCACGGAGCGGCGATCCGGCCAACATGTGGACCGACCCGTCAGGTCCGGAATGGCTGTCGCACGACACGGTGCGCAACGCGGAGAAGCTGCGGGGCAAGAAGATCTACCTGTCGGTGGCGACGGGCCTGCCCGGGGCCCACGAGGCAGGCTCCGGCGACGTCCGCCGTCTGCTCCTGGGTGGCGTCATCGAGGTGCCTCCAACGTGTGCACCCGGATTCTCGAGACGCGACTGGACCAGTTGA
- a CDS encoding AMP-dependent synthetase/ligase produces MREYGAPARFTIADDESIVRTVFEHARRSPDRVLFSRPVEDRWVDVTALEFADLVTGVAKGLVAAGVGPGDRVALLSATRFEWTLFDFAIWAAGAVSVPIYDSSSPEQIRWIVEDSGAVLAIVETATHAAGFDGVMSGPGRVLQIEDRAVEKLVAEGVRIDDAVVGDRLAGIRADDLASLVYTSGTTGRPKGCILTHRNFLSEVRGILVASVGDVAKPGNRMLTFLPLAHVLARAVSLAMFEAGGTQAHWSNFGTVAGQFQRFRPHVILGVPRVFEKVRDSAGHAAETGGRIPRAVFAFAEATAIAYSESLDTGGPSRLLKLRHAIADRLVYAKLRAALGDQCWWAISGGGALMPRLGHFFRGVGVPIYEGYGLTESTAAHCVNVPDEQKIGTVGRPMSGNSVRIAPDGEIELGGGVVFAGYWRNDSATADTFHDGWLRTGDLGELDDDGYLTLTGRKKDLLVTAGGKNVSPGPLEDRLRSNVLVSQAVVVGDGRPFIGVLLTLDPEPFGNWKSANGKPASATVADLATDTDLRAALQAVIDDANSTVSHAEAIKRFEILPHDLSEESGELTATLKIKRQVVSERFAEQIESIYRGH; encoded by the coding sequence ATGCGTGAGTACGGCGCCCCTGCCCGCTTCACCATCGCCGACGACGAGTCCATCGTCCGCACGGTGTTCGAGCACGCGAGACGCAGTCCCGATCGCGTGCTGTTCTCCCGTCCGGTCGAGGACCGGTGGGTGGACGTCACCGCACTCGAATTCGCGGATCTGGTCACCGGGGTGGCGAAGGGTCTGGTGGCGGCGGGGGTCGGACCCGGCGACCGGGTGGCGCTGCTGTCCGCGACGCGGTTCGAGTGGACGCTGTTCGACTTCGCGATCTGGGCGGCAGGCGCTGTCTCGGTGCCGATCTACGACTCGTCGTCGCCGGAACAGATCCGGTGGATCGTCGAGGATTCCGGGGCCGTCCTCGCGATCGTCGAGACCGCCACCCACGCGGCCGGATTCGACGGTGTCATGTCCGGCCCGGGTCGTGTGCTGCAGATCGAGGACCGGGCCGTGGAGAAGCTCGTCGCCGAGGGCGTGCGAATCGACGACGCTGTCGTCGGCGACCGGCTGGCCGGGATCCGAGCGGACGACCTTGCGTCGTTGGTCTACACGTCGGGGACCACGGGGCGGCCGAAGGGGTGCATTCTCACGCACCGGAACTTCCTGTCCGAGGTGCGCGGGATCCTGGTTGCGTCCGTCGGTGACGTGGCCAAGCCCGGCAACCGGATGCTGACCTTCCTTCCGTTGGCTCACGTGCTCGCGCGCGCGGTGTCCCTCGCGATGTTCGAGGCCGGCGGCACCCAGGCACACTGGTCGAACTTCGGCACGGTCGCGGGCCAGTTCCAGCGCTTCCGGCCACACGTGATCCTCGGTGTTCCACGGGTTTTCGAGAAGGTGCGCGACAGCGCCGGCCATGCCGCCGAGACCGGGGGCCGGATTCCGCGGGCGGTGTTCGCCTTCGCGGAGGCCACCGCGATCGCCTACAGCGAATCCCTCGACACGGGTGGCCCGTCCCGGCTCCTGAAGCTGCGACACGCGATCGCCGATCGGCTGGTGTACGCCAAACTTCGTGCCGCGCTGGGCGACCAGTGCTGGTGGGCGATCTCGGGCGGCGGGGCGCTCATGCCGCGGCTGGGCCACTTCTTCCGCGGCGTCGGCGTGCCGATCTACGAGGGCTACGGGCTCACGGAGTCCACTGCCGCGCACTGTGTCAACGTGCCCGACGAGCAGAAGATCGGCACGGTGGGCCGCCCGATGAGCGGAAACTCGGTGCGGATCGCGCCGGACGGCGAGATCGAACTCGGCGGCGGCGTCGTGTTCGCCGGGTACTGGCGCAACGACTCCGCCACGGCGGACACCTTCCACGACGGCTGGCTCCGCACCGGGGACCTCGGCGAACTGGACGACGACGGGTACCTGACGCTCACCGGGCGGAAGAAGGACCTGCTGGTTACCGCCGGAGGAAAGAACGTCTCGCCGGGCCCACTCGAGGATCGCCTGCGTTCGAACGTGCTTGTCTCACAGGCTGTTGTCGTGGGTGACGGTCGACCGTTCATCGGTGTGTTGTTGACCCTCGACCCCGAGCCCTTCGGGAACTGGAAGTCGGCGAACGGAAAGCCGGCATCGGCGACGGTCGCCGATCTCGCCACGGACACCGATCTCCGCGCCGCGCTCCAGGCCGTCATCGACGACGCGAATTCGACGGTCTCCCACGCGGAGGCGATCAAGAGGTTCGAGATCCTGCCGCACGACCTCAGCGAGGAGTCCGGGGAACTGACCGCCACGCTGAAGATCAAGCGGCAGGTGGTGTCCGAGCGTTTCGCCGAGCAGATCGAGTCGATCTACCGGGGGCACTGA
- a CDS encoding MarR family winged helix-turn-helix transcriptional regulator: MQHDGEVDQVAAVHAELVQLARELVAGGRDAQGGPSFAQHSVLSFVARNPGCRATDISDAFGVNRSTVSRQLRGCTDGGWVRADSAPVRSGRPLYLTAQGVAVLAAADRRRFDDVRARVDGWSPTEIAQFAQILRRFRDGPLAALEVPEVPETSAIPVIPGVPGVPATAGDDAHA; this comes from the coding sequence GTGCAACATGACGGCGAGGTCGATCAGGTGGCGGCGGTGCACGCCGAACTGGTCCAGTTGGCCCGAGAGCTGGTGGCCGGCGGCCGGGACGCGCAGGGCGGTCCGTCGTTCGCTCAGCACTCGGTCCTCTCGTTCGTCGCGCGGAACCCGGGATGTCGCGCCACCGACATCTCCGATGCGTTCGGTGTCAACCGGTCGACCGTTTCGCGGCAGCTCCGGGGATGTACCGACGGCGGATGGGTTCGGGCCGATTCGGCCCCCGTCCGCTCCGGTCGCCCCCTGTACCTGACTGCCCAGGGCGTCGCGGTGCTCGCGGCCGCCGACCGCCGCCGCTTCGACGACGTCCGCGCGCGCGTGGACGGCTGGTCGCCGACCGAGATCGCCCAGTTCGCCCAGATCCTGCGGCGGTTCCGTGACGGGCCGCTCGCGGCCCTGGAAGTTCCCGAAGTTCCCGAAACTTCCGCGATACCTGTGATTCCCGGTGTCCCCGGTGTCCCTGCAACAGCTGGAGATGACGCACATGCGTGA
- a CDS encoding GntR family transcriptional regulator, giving the protein MATADGSSGTSLREKVYVELREQIMSGQVPAHARLVEGRLCESLGVSRTPLREALVRLHSDGIVTRREDGYYPTFPDLGSIRDLYELRITLELRGIARHLENADLEFDVPLLEATRAQWRDLKADPPAPSRDIVQLDQQFHLDLSTAAGNPALTRALAAVNSQIRLVRMHDYQTPERVESTITEHLAIVEQVLDGELDGALAALHAHVGESLDVVEERAVHAVTAHALHGWR; this is encoded by the coding sequence ATGGCCACTGCCGACGGATCGTCGGGCACGAGCCTGCGCGAGAAGGTGTACGTGGAGTTGCGGGAGCAGATCATGAGCGGGCAAGTTCCCGCGCATGCTCGGCTGGTGGAGGGACGCCTGTGCGAGTCGCTCGGGGTGTCCCGCACACCGTTGCGGGAGGCGCTGGTCCGGTTGCATTCGGACGGCATCGTCACCCGCCGCGAGGACGGCTACTACCCGACGTTCCCCGATCTCGGCAGCATCCGTGATCTGTACGAGCTGCGGATCACCCTGGAACTGCGGGGGATCGCCCGGCACCTCGAGAACGCCGATCTGGAGTTCGACGTGCCGCTGCTCGAAGCGACACGCGCGCAGTGGCGGGACCTGAAGGCAGACCCGCCGGCACCGTCCCGCGACATCGTCCAGCTGGACCAGCAGTTCCACCTCGATCTGTCGACCGCGGCGGGGAATCCGGCGCTGACCCGGGCGCTGGCAGCGGTCAACAGCCAGATCCGGCTCGTGCGCATGCACGACTACCAAACGCCCGAGCGGGTGGAATCGACGATCACCGAGCACCTGGCGATCGTCGAGCAGGTCCTCGACGGCGAATTGGACGGTGCACTCGCCGCGCTGCATGCGCACGTCGGCGAGTCGTTGGACGTGGTCGAGGAGCGTGCGGTGCATGCCGTCACCGCGCACGCCCTGCACGGCTGGCGCTGA